Proteins encoded in a region of the Mercenaria mercenaria strain notata chromosome 1, MADL_Memer_1, whole genome shotgun sequence genome:
- the LOC123541317 gene encoding N-alpha-acetyltransferase 40-like, with protein sequence MGRKSAKGKEKKQKRKEESAKMAAAIAKVEAANKIEDPLSMLEPFKKFERNGVSLTIEFKRSADLGEETREFVFQLCKKNMQTLYEKCGVNGWKDREKREEMAEDKALYLIVRNTEAEPVAFVHFRFDMEFDEEVLYCYEIQLTEPFRRKGLGKFLMQILELLAYKTEMGKVMLTVFKSNDSAVTFFMEALKYEIDDISPEDGMYEEEARYWILSKAIKRKTPAQKPVAKAHGVESKMNGHMHAHTNGCCH encoded by the exons ATGGGT AGAAAATCTGCTaaaggaaaagaaaagaaacagaaaagaaaagaG GAGAGCGCTAAAATGGCAGCAGCGATAGCAAAAGTGGAGGCTGCTAATAAG ATTGAAGATCCTTTATCTATGCTGGAACCATTtaaaaagtttgaaagaaatgG TGTTTCTTTGACAATTGAATTTAAGCGCAGTGCTGATCTGGGTGAAGAGACAAGAGAATTTGTATTCCAactgtgcaagaaaaatatgcAGACATT GTATGAGAAATGTGGTGTTAATGGTTGGAAGGATCGGGAAAAGCGGGAAGAAATGGCAGAGGACAAGGCCTTATACCTAATCGTTAGAAACACAGAAGCGGAACCTGTTGCCTTCGTACATTTTAGATTTGATATGGAATTTGATGAAGAAGTGTTATATTG CTATGAGATTCAGCTTACAGAACCATTCAGAAGAAAAGGCTTGGGAAAATTCCTCATGCAGATACTTGAACTTTTGGCTTATAA AACTGAGATGGGTAAAGTGATGTTGACAGTGTTTAAATCAAATGATTCAGCTGTAACCTTCTTCATGGAAGCTCTCAA GTACGAAATTGACGACATATCGCCTGAGGATGGAATGTACGAGGAGGAAGCACGATACTGGATCCTTAGCAAGGCAATAAAGCGAAAAACACCGGCACAGAAACCAGTAGCGAAAGCCCATGGAGTAGAATCTAAAATGAATGGACACATGCATGCTCACACAAATGGCTGTTGCCATTGA